The following proteins come from a genomic window of Acidobacteriota bacterium:
- a CDS encoding DUF389 domain-containing protein, with protein MRVQDRLSRLLGIEPENRVGSLIDLYQATERHPLAYWLQLAIAAGIAHLGLVLNSTGVVIGAMLVSPLMTPIVQVGVSFSIGHPYLAARATTRTLKSIVFVVGLAALMTLLLPFQEVTSEILARTQPTALDLAVALFCGLAAAFTAARNAHDVFTAAAGTAIAIALVPPLCVAGFGVGTANAAVATGSLLLFTANLSAIILVTDLFFLALGFGRENSQKVEPEALKDEDRRSLLFRFFGSTRINGVLARWHHLRLILPLLFVVVVAFPLGVALRRVTWEINTKHRVSTVLDDFEKKHRVLRRQSIVSHGAVTVRLTVVGTPGSETALRGELLTRLAAAAGRPPNLALEVIPSSEYMNRSLQQSSEQLNRQLAELRFGMNGADGPYDVTLLAKAPSPALEEALRGRCRAFFTWLGETDPAAGWYGWALEIGDQGDVLTLGRLVGKDTPTADTTLLAAVFEREAGLSVTVREERVDATVFASERPVNGTGSLDPAFRALDGLAAGVPFRARLELRDPAGARGARTRSAWERMNAELTRRAKERFPGDRLDVVADGERWALILLPAAP; from the coding sequence ATGAGGGTACAGGACCGACTGTCACGCCTGCTGGGGATCGAACCCGAAAACCGGGTGGGGTCCCTGATCGACCTGTATCAGGCCACCGAGCGCCACCCCCTGGCCTACTGGCTGCAGCTGGCCATCGCCGCGGGGATCGCCCACCTGGGGTTGGTGCTCAACTCCACGGGGGTCGTGATCGGGGCCATGCTGGTGTCCCCGCTCATGACGCCCATCGTCCAGGTGGGCGTCTCCTTCAGCATCGGGCACCCCTACCTCGCCGCCCGGGCCACCACCCGCACGCTCAAGAGCATCGTCTTCGTGGTGGGGCTCGCCGCCCTGATGACCCTCCTGCTCCCCTTCCAGGAGGTGACGTCGGAGATCCTGGCCCGCACGCAACCCACGGCGCTCGACCTGGCCGTGGCCCTCTTCTGCGGACTGGCCGCCGCCTTCACCGCCGCCCGCAACGCCCACGACGTCTTCACCGCGGCGGCGGGCACGGCCATCGCCATCGCCCTGGTGCCGCCCCTGTGCGTGGCGGGTTTCGGGGTCGGGACGGCGAACGCCGCCGTGGCCACGGGCTCGCTGCTGCTCTTCACCGCCAACCTCTCCGCCATCATCCTGGTCACCGACCTCTTCTTCCTTGCCCTCGGCTTCGGGCGGGAAAACTCCCAGAAGGTGGAACCGGAAGCCCTCAAGGACGAGGACCGGCGGAGCCTCCTCTTCCGGTTCTTCGGATCGACCCGCATCAACGGGGTCCTCGCCCGCTGGCACCATCTGCGCCTGATCCTCCCCCTCCTCTTCGTGGTCGTCGTGGCCTTCCCCCTCGGGGTCGCCCTGAGAAGGGTCACCTGGGAGATCAACACGAAACACCGGGTGAGCACCGTGCTGGACGACTTCGAGAAAAAGCACCGGGTCCTGCGCCGGCAGAGCATCGTGAGCCACGGCGCCGTCACCGTCCGCTTGACGGTGGTGGGCACACCGGGCTCCGAGACGGCCCTCCGCGGGGAACTCCTCACCCGCCTGGCCGCCGCCGCGGGGCGGCCGCCGAACCTGGCCCTCGAGGTGATCCCCTCGTCGGAGTACATGAACCGGAGCCTGCAGCAATCCAGCGAACAGCTCAACCGGCAACTGGCGGAACTCCGGTTCGGGATGAACGGGGCCGACGGGCCTTACGACGTGACGCTGCTGGCAAAGGCCCCGTCCCCGGCCCTCGAGGAGGCCCTCCGCGGGAGGTGCCGCGCGTTCTTCACCTGGCTCGGGGAGACGGACCCCGCCGCGGGGTGGTACGGGTGGGCCCTGGAAATCGGCGACCAGGGGGATGTCCTCACCCTGGGCCGCCTGGTGGGGAAGGACACGCCGACCGCGGACACCACCCTCCTCGCCGCGGTTTTCGAGAGGGAAGCGGGCCTCAGCGTCACGGTCCGGGAAGAGCGGGTCGATGCCACGGTGTTCGCCTCCGAGCGGCCGGTCAACGGGACCGGGTCCCTGGATCCGGCGTTCCGGGCCCTCGACGGCTTGGCCGCCGGGGTCCCCTTCCGCGCGAGGCTGGAACTGCGCGACCCCGCCGGGGCCCGGGGTGCCCGGACCCGGTCGGCCTGGGAGCGGATGAACGCGGAACTGACGCGCCGGGCGAAGGAACGTTTTCCCGGAGACCGCCTGGACGTCGTTGCCGACGGGGAGCGCTGGGCCCTGATCCTGCTCCCCGCCGCACCGTAG